Proteins co-encoded in one Centropristis striata isolate RG_2023a ecotype Rhode Island chromosome 24, C.striata_1.0, whole genome shotgun sequence genomic window:
- the col5a2b gene encoding collagen alpha-2(V) chain, producing the protein MGPSLCSRITVCLLITLAQVIAVTCQEDTKKDEKKAESCTVDGELYHHNDIWKPAPCRVCVCDNGVTICDEVQCELLTNCEKVVTPEGECCPVCENFASASRQIEIMGFKGQKGEPGDIPYVVGLPGPSGPQGPPGAQGQTGPRGFKGRRGYVGPAGIDGEPGVPGNPGEPGPPGHPSLPGGQLVSQMASGFGEKSSLAGMISGSRGEAGSRGLPGSPGQQGPPGIQGIPGEAGDPGQMVTVVSVHRVSRVIEDQMGLQEKLDRMENLDLQVLQENQDSQDLRVHEDSQDFQGHAGLFGPKGESGAVGTKGKSGTPGGMGAPGQQGPAGMQGERGRAGPTGPVGKRGTPGDVGKPGPLGPMGLLGVPGFPGSPGMKGEAGPTGVRGSQGQQGPRGDGGHVGPAGPTGQQGAEGPDGTPGARGQSGIAGVQGPSGPLGPPGPPGPQGTTGAPGPKGQLGEVGVPGFKGEAGSKGERGDHGVPGPLGPMGEDGKRGPRGDAGSIGPQGPTGETGSPGNRGFPGADGLPGQKGAQGERGVPGSLGAKGLDGDPGRNGEPGLTGARGLTGLIGAQGSEGKQGPMGSGGDDGKPGPAGSTGGRGPTGQMGLPGPKGFAGDAGKIGEAGSAGAPGQRGVNGKDGEEGAAGSTGPAGPAGKRGEQGPQGLHGFQGLPGMPGPPGESGKPGVEGLAGEAGAGGGTGPRGERGPPGERGEIGPNGLPGPKGSPGAPGPDGPKGSLGPKGAGGEPGGPGLMGMPGERGISGPSGPKGDAGSVGEAGAEGKAGADGARGLPGPVGPVGSGGPNGEKGETGPQGPTGRRGTRGIPGSSGENGPIGAVGFPGTSGPDGQPGVKGEVGEPGLKGEGGLPGPQGMAGKSGGQGPVGVTGLKGGRGTQGATGSPGFPGLPGGVGPVGSLGSVGADGPIGEPGKSGAPGIIGENGAPGRQGERGPPGPAGSGGEKGDSGEDGPPGPDGPPGPAGASGQRGVVGQPGLRGEAGMLGLPGPAGPPGKAGAAGVRGGVGPSGGVGFPGATGPRGDAGPEGLAGAEGPPGKDGLVGERGDRGNTGHEGLPGAAGSPGTEGPVGKTGGPGQKGDNGGRGASGPQGPPGVRGKVGPQGPQGEKGAVGEQGERGQKGHRGFTGLHGLPGTTGATGEPGTTGIVGPAGSRGPPGVLGPPGKEGNIGHPGPMGAPGSRGSSGDIGAQGPPGDDGPAGPPGSPGPPTAAMEDLFDGLYDYDGKGGVPEAVEFVEDDVAADPPPLLPEINRDEALPNKKSAVLRADTGVHATLKTLSGHLQNLRSPDGTKMNPAKTCQDIKQCYPQKQSGEYWIDPNQGSTKDAIRVFCNMESGETCISANPANFPGKAWWTKSSPSANKPIWFVVDMNSGTRLRYGNAEEQPNAVAVQMKLLQLLSKESHQTITYHCRNSVAYKDEKNTNMKKALVLRGSNGQELRAQGTNRLRYTVIEDGCTKSNGQWGKAVFEYRTQTPARLPVVDVAPMDIGKPDQEFGLDIGPVCFL; encoded by the exons ATGGGCCCCTCGTTATGCTCTAGGATTACCGTCTGCCTGCTCATCACCTTGGCTCAGGTGATCGCCGTGACCTGCCAAGAAGACACCAAGAAAG ACGAGAAGAAAGCAGAAAGCTGCACGGTGGACGGGGAGCTCTACCATCACAACGACATCTGGAAACCGGCGCCTTGTCGGGTGTGCGTCTGTGACAATGGCGTCACCATCTGCGATGAGGTGCAGTGTGAGCTGCTGACCAACTGCGAGAAGGTGGTGACACCTGAAGGAGAGTGCTGCCCCGTGTGCGAGAACTTTGCCAGTGCCAGCAGGCAGATTG AAATTATGGGCTTCAAG GGACAGAAAGGAGAACCAGGTGATATCCCATAT gtGGTGGGGCTCCCTGGACCTTCAGGACCACAG GGTCCTCCTGGAGCTCAGGGACAAACTGGACCAAGAGGCTTTAAAGGCAGACGG GGATATGTGGGGCCTGCAGGAATTGATGGAGAGCCAGGTGTGCCAGGAAATCCAGGAGAGCCAGGACCCCCAGgccatccctccctccccgGG GGACAACTAGTGTCACAGATGGCTTCAGGTTTCGGAGAGAAGTCTAGTCTGGCTGGGATGATATCAGGATCAAGG GGTGAAGCAGGATCACGAGGACTTCCAGGATCGCCTGGACAACAA GGTCCTCCAGGAATTCAGGGAATtccaggagaggctggagatcCAGGACAAATG GTGACTGTTGTGTCTGTTCACAGGGTGAGCCGGGTCATCGAGGACCAGATGGGCCTCCAGGAAAAACTGGACCGGAT GGAGAACCTGGACCTTCAGGTGCTGCAGGAGAACCAGGATTCCCAGGATCTGCG GGTGCACGAGGATTCCCAGGACTTCCAG GGACATGCTGGCCTTTTTGGGCCAAAAGGCGAGTCTGGAGCAGTTGGAACCAAG ggtaAATCTGGCACTCCAGGAGGAATGGGTGCTCCAGGCCAACAG GGACCAGCTGGCatgcagggagagagaggcagagctgGACCAACTGGTCCTGTG gGAAAACGTGGTACACCTGGCGATGTTGGCAAACCCGGCCCTCTG GGTCCAATGGGACTCCTCGGCGTTCCAGGATTTCCCGGTAGCCCAGGAATGAAG GGTGAAGCAGGACCAACAGGGGTCAGAGGAAGTCAAGGACAGCAGGGTCCCAGAGGGGACGGTGGACATGTAGGACCAGCTGGACCAACAGGACAGCAG GGTGCTGAAGGACCAGATGGCACTCCAGGTGCCCGCGGCCAATCG GGTATAGCAGGTGTTCAGGGTCCATCAGGGCCTTTGGGCCCACCTGGTCCCCCTGGCCCCCAAGGAACCACAGGAGCACCAGGTCCAAAGGGCCAACTG GGCGAAGTCGGAGTGCCCGGATTCAAAGGAGAAGCTGGATCCAAGGGAGAAAGA GGTGACCATGGTGTTCCCGGTCCATTGGGCCCAATGGGAGAGGACGGGAAGCGTGGACCCCGAGGTGATGCTGGATCCATCGGGCCTCAAGGACCTACAGGAGAGACA GGATCTCCAGGAAACCGAGGTTTCCCCGGTGCCGACGGTTTACCAGGCCAAAAG GGAGCCCAGGGAGAAAGAGGAGTGCCAGGCTCGCTCGGCGCCAAAGGTTTAGATGGAGATCCAGGACGCAATGGAGAGCCGGGATTAACAGGAGCTCGG GGTCTCACAGGACTGATTGGTGCCCAGGGTTCAGAGGGAAAGCAAGGACCAATG GGCTCAGGAGGTGACGATGGCAAACCAGGTCCTGCTGGTTCTACCGGGGGCCGAGGGCCGACTGGACAAATGGGTCTGCCAGGACCAAAAGGCTTCGCT GGTGATGCTGGGAAGATTGGGGAGGCTGGAAGCGCCGGAGCTCCAGGCCAAAGG GGAGTGAATGGAAAAGACGGAGAGGAAGGCGCTGCTGGTTCAACTGGTCCAGCT GGTCCTGCAGGAAAGAGAGGAGAACAGGGACCACAGGGACTGCACGGTTTCCAG GGTTTGCCAGGAATGCCAGGACCTCCTGGAGAGTCAGGAAAACCAGGTGTTGAG gGTCTTGCTGGAGAGGCTGGTGCTGGTGGAGGTACAGGTCCAAGA GGAGAAAGAGGCCCTCCAGGAGAGAGAGGTGAAATCGGCCCCAACGGGCTGCCAGGACCTAAAGGTAGTCCAGGTGCACCAGGACCAGATGGACCAAAG GGTAGCCTTGGTCCAAAGGGGGCTGGTGGAGAGCCAGGAGGTCCAGGACTTATGGGGATGCCAGGAGAGAGAGGCATATCCGGACCTTCAGGGCCAAAAGGAGATGCA GGCTCCGTCGGAGAGGCGGGAGCCGAGGGTAAAGCTGGAGCTGACGGTGCCCGG GGGCTTCCTGGTCCTGTTGGACCCGTTGGCTCTGGTGGACCCAATGGAGAGAAG GGTGAAACCGGCCCACAAGGACCAACTGGACGTCGAGGCACAAGAGGAATCCCC GGTTCTTCTGGTGAAAATGGTCCAATCGGAGCTGTCGGCTTCCCCGGTACTTCT GGTCCTGATGGTCAGCCTGGGGTCAAAGGTGAAGTAGGTGAGCCAGGCCTGAAGGGAGAGGGAGGACTACCTGGACCACAGGGCATGGCTGGGAAATCAGGAGGACAG ggtCCGGTTGGTGTGACTGGACTGAAAGGTGGCAGAGGAACACAGGGTGCTACG GGTTCTCCTGGTTTCCCCGGGTTGCCTGGAGGAGTTGGACCAGTCGGCTCTCTT GGTTCTGTTGGAGCCGACGGGCCTATAGGTGAACCTGGAAAGTCCGGAGCTCCCGGTATTATCGGAGAGAACGGAGCTCCGGGACGTCAAGGAGAGAGAGGACCTCCAGGACCAGCAGGCAGCGGCGGAGAGAAGGGAGACTCCGGAGAGGACGGCCCTCCG gGGCCTGATGGGCCTCCAGGACCTGCTGGCGCCTCAGGACAGCGAGGAGTCGTGGGTCAGCCCGGACTCAGAGGAGAAGCGGGCATGCTGGGACTGCCAGGTCCAGCT GGTCCACCTGGAAAAGCCGGAGCTGCTGGAGTTCGGGGAGGTGTCGGGCCATCGGGTGGAGTCGGTTTCCCAGGAGCCACCGGACCAAGAGGAGACGCCGGCCCGGAG GGTCTCGCTGGAGCAGAGGGGCCTCCTGGGAAGGACGGTCTTGTAGGGGAAAGg GGAGACAGGGGTAACACTGGTCACGAGGGTCTGCCTGGTGCTGCTGGGTCTCCAGGAACTGAGGGTCCTGTTGGAAAGACGGGCGGTCCAGGACAAAAAGGCGACAAC GGTGGCAGAGGCGCATCTGGACCCCAAGGACCACCTGGAGTAAGAGGGAAAGTG GGCCCTCAAGGACCACAGGGAGAGAAAGGAGCGGTTGGAGAACAAGGAGAGAGGGGACAGAAAGGACACAGAGGATTCACTGGACTCCATGGTTTGCCAGGAACAACT GGCGCCACAGGAGAGCCAGGAACTACCGGTATCGTTGGACCAGCCGGGTCAAGG GGTCCCCCAGGAGTGTTGGGTCCTCcaggaaaggaaggaaacatCGGTCATCCTGGACCCATGGGTGCTCCTGGAAGCAGAGGCTCCAGTGGAGACATCGGGGCACAG GGTCCACCTGGTGATGATGGACCAGCCGGCCCTCCAGGCTCCCCCGGACCTCCCACTGCAGCTATGGAAGATCTCTTCGATGGCCTTTACGACTATGACGGGAAGGGCGGCGTGCCAGAAGCTGTGGAGTTCGTTGAGGACGACGTGGCCgctgatcctcctcctctccttcctgagATCAACAGAGATGAAGCTCTTCCCAATAAGAAGTCGGCCGTCCTGCGTGCAGACACCGGAGTCCACGCTACGCTGAAGACCCTCAGCGGACACCTGCAGAACCTCCGCAGCCCAGACGGCACCAAGATGAACCCTGCAAAGACCTGCCAGGACATCAAGCAGTGCTACCCTCAGAAACAGAGCG GCGAGTACTGGATTGATCCAAACCAAGGAAGCACCAAAGATGCCATCAGAGTCTTCTGCAATATGGAAAGTGGTGAAACCTGCATCTCCGCCAATCCAGCCAACTTCCCCGGCAAAGCCTGGTGGACCAAATCCAGTCCCAGTGCCAACAAACCCATCTGGTTTGTAGTCGACATGAACAGTGGAACCAGA TTACGCTACGGAAACGCGGAGGAGCAGCCCAACGCCGTAGCAGTTCAGatgaagctgctgcagcttttGTCCAAAGAGTCGCACCAGACCATCACCTACCACTGCAGGAACAGCGTGGCTTATAAAGACGAGAAAAACACCAACATGAAGAAAGCTCTGGTCCTCCGAGGCTCCAACGGCCAGGAGCTCAGAGCGCAGGGCACCAACCGCCTCCGATACACCGTCATCGAGGACGGCTGCACG AAATCTAACGGACAGTGGGGCAAGGCAGTGTTTGAGTACAGGACTCAGACTCCAGCCAGGCTGCCCGTGGTGGATGTGGCCCCCATGGATATTGGAAAGCCGGATCAGGAGTTCGGCCTGGACATCGGCCCCGTGTGCTTCTTATAA